The proteins below are encoded in one region of Drosophila santomea strain STO CAGO 1482 chromosome 3R, Prin_Dsan_1.1, whole genome shotgun sequence:
- the LOC120451993 gene encoding high affinity copper uptake protein 1 has product MSHHGVDASEGHVHHHGSHGSPEPAPPTSVHEGHHSHDMSHPGGHGEHTKHGHHEGGGHEMSMAMFFHTGDAETILFKFWRTESAMALTLSCLLIFVFAVLYEALKFFREWLFAWDRKRLAGGRDQYNPPRRYREANYNYNQPTYPPRINPQSGTQIYAYRPRAPSMPPLQQPLQPPGRGSPQPHSSLILIPHTHHHVQENTPPAGRTSKLKVYCSGMHILQTFLHVLQVLISFLLMLVFMTFNVWLCVAVLLGAGVGYYIFCAFRTNVQEHCN; this is encoded by the coding sequence ATGAGTCACCATGGAGTTGATGCCTCAGAGGGCCACGTCCACCATCACGGTTCCCATGGATCCCCGGAACCGGCTCCACCGACTTCCGTCCACGAAGGACACCATTCACATGACATGAGTCATCCTGGAGGCCATGGCGAGCACACCAAGCACGGCCATCATGAAGGTGGAGGCCATGAGATGTCCATGGCGATGTTCTTTCACACTGGCGATGCGGAGACCATTCTCTTCAAGTTCTGGCGCACCGAGTCCGCCATGGCACTGACTCTGTCTTGCCTGCTGATTTTCGTGTTCGCAGTGCTCTACGAGGCCCTGAAATTCTTCAGGGAATGGCTGTTCGCCTGGGACAGGAAGCGATTGGCGGGCGGTAGGGATCAGTATAATCCGCCGAGAAGATATCGGGAGGccaactacaactacaaccaGCCAACGTATCCGCCGAGGATCAACCCACAATCCGGTACCCAGATCTACGCCTACCGCCCAAGGGCGCCATCGATGCCGCCTCTTCAGCAGCCTCTTCAGCCGCCAGGACGTGGCTCTCCGCAGCCGCACTCCTCGCTGATCCTGATCCCGCACACTCACCATCACGTCCAGGAAAACACCCCACCCGCTGGCAGAACGTCCAAGCTCAAGGTCTATTGCTCGGGGATGCACATCCTGCAGACCTTCCTGCACGTCCTGCAGGTGCTCATATCCTTTCTGCTGATGCTCGTCTTCATGACCTTCAATGTGTGGCTCTGTGTGGCCGTTCTGCTGGGCGCCGGTGTAGGCTACTACATATTCTGCGCCTTCAGGACCAACGTCCAGGAGCACTGCAACTAA